A section of the Meles meles chromosome 8, mMelMel3.1 paternal haplotype, whole genome shotgun sequence genome encodes:
- the LOC123947952 gene encoding transcobalamin-1-like isoform X1, producing MRQSHQLPLLGLLLFSLIPRQQCEICEVSKENKTALKPLIHTMINSNYTKRIHGANALLSLRLCGSLNQSQDKDLTEQFILSVNSTEPSLTSGQLALAILALGACKAPDGMSINYSELIKRLGNKYKAEIRNMEDHDGNPLTNYYQLSLDILALCLFSGNYSITEVAKFLNPENKNYYFHGQFSVDTGAMAVLALTCVKNKIRGQEQIDRKDEENIDKHTKSLVIKILSQKTENGLLGNIYSTGEAMQALFVSPNYYNENQWVCEKTRDTVLTEISQGAFRIPIAAAQILPALMGKTYLDVNKDSPCVYGSDSLHISTQEPIISVTPAVPPSQIQVNYSVVIDNRKDRIMVSVTDGSVFLNVMEQAQKENSTLFGFQTKETAWGPYIISVQGIKASTNNRTYWELLSNGEPLSQGAGSYVVHAGDDLEVRWSTY from the exons ATGAGACAATCCCACCAGCTGCCCCTACTGGGGCTCCTATTGTTTTCTCTTATTCCAAGACAACAATGCGAGATCTGTG AGgtaagcaaggaaaacaaaactgctcTAAAACCTCTGATACATACAATGATCAATTCAAATTATACCAAAAGAATCCATGGCGCCAATGCACTGCTGTCCCTCAGACTTTGTGGGTCCCTGAACCAAAGCCAAGATAAAGATCTGACTGAACAATTCATACTCAGTGTGAACAGTACGG AGCCATCTTTAACCTCGGGACAACTTGCCTTGGCTATACTGGCTTTGGGAGCATGTAAAGCACCTGATGGAATGTCTATAAATTATTCTGAACTGATCAAAAGGCtaggaaataaatacaaagcaGAAATCAGAAATATGG AAGATCATGATGGTAATCCACTAACTAACTACTACCAGCTCAGCCTGGACATTTTGGCCTTGTGTCTGTTCAGTGGGAATTACTCAATCACTGAAGTTGCTAAATTCCTCaatcctgaaaataaaaattactattttcatGGACAGTTCTCAGTAG ATACTGGTGCGATGGCTGTCCTGGCTCTGACCTGTGTGAAGAACAAAATAAGAGGGCAGGAACAAATAGATAGAAAGGATGAAGAGAATATTGATAAACATACAAAGTCACTGGTAATCAAGATTCTgtctcagaaaacagaaaatggtcTCCTCGGAAACATATATAGTACAGGAGAAGCTATGCAG GCTCTCTTTGTCTCACCCAACTATTACAATGAAAATCAATGGGTTTGTGAAAAAACACGGGACACAGTGCTCACAGAAATTTCTCAAGGAGCATTCCGTATACCAATTGCTGCAGCTCAAATCTTACCGGCCCTGATGGGAAAGACCTACTTGGATGTTAACAAAGACTCTCCTTGTGTCTATGGCTCAG ATTCCTTGCACATTTCCACTCAGGAGCCTATTATATCAGTAACACCTGCTGTCCCACCTTCACAAATCCAAGTAAATTACTCTGTGGTAATCGATAACAGAAAAGATCGCATTATGGTCTCTGTGACAGATGGTTCTGTCTTTCTAAATGTGATGGAACAAGCTCAGAAAGAAAATTCAACTCTATTTGG GTTCCAAACAAAGGAGACCGCATGGGGCCCCTACATCATCAGTGTTCAGGGCATAAAGGCCAGCACTAATAACAGGACCTACTGGGAGCTCCTGAGCAATGGTGAACCCCTGAGCCAAG gAGCTGGTAGTTATGTTGTCCATGCAGGAGATGATCTGGAGGTTCGCTGGAGCACATACTAA
- the LOC123947952 gene encoding transcobalamin-1-like isoform X2 produces the protein MRQSHQLPLLGLLLFSLIPRQQCEICEVSKENKTALKPLIHTMINSNYTKRIHGANALLSLRLCGSLNQSQDKDLTEQFILSVNSTEPSLTSGQLALAILALGACKAPDGMSINYSELIKRLGNKYKAEIRNMDHDGNPLTNYYQLSLDILALCLFSGNYSITEVAKFLNPENKNYYFHGQFSVDTGAMAVLALTCVKNKIRGQEQIDRKDEENIDKHTKSLVIKILSQKTENGLLGNIYSTGEAMQALFVSPNYYNENQWVCEKTRDTVLTEISQGAFRIPIAAAQILPALMGKTYLDVNKDSPCVYGSDSLHISTQEPIISVTPAVPPSQIQVNYSVVIDNRKDRIMVSVTDGSVFLNVMEQAQKENSTLFGFQTKETAWGPYIISVQGIKASTNNRTYWELLSNGEPLSQGAGSYVVHAGDDLEVRWSTY, from the exons ATGAGACAATCCCACCAGCTGCCCCTACTGGGGCTCCTATTGTTTTCTCTTATTCCAAGACAACAATGCGAGATCTGTG AGgtaagcaaggaaaacaaaactgctcTAAAACCTCTGATACATACAATGATCAATTCAAATTATACCAAAAGAATCCATGGCGCCAATGCACTGCTGTCCCTCAGACTTTGTGGGTCCCTGAACCAAAGCCAAGATAAAGATCTGACTGAACAATTCATACTCAGTGTGAACAGTACGG AGCCATCTTTAACCTCGGGACAACTTGCCTTGGCTATACTGGCTTTGGGAGCATGTAAAGCACCTGATGGAATGTCTATAAATTATTCTGAACTGATCAAAAGGCtaggaaataaatacaaagcaGAAATCAGAAATATGG ATCATGATGGTAATCCACTAACTAACTACTACCAGCTCAGCCTGGACATTTTGGCCTTGTGTCTGTTCAGTGGGAATTACTCAATCACTGAAGTTGCTAAATTCCTCaatcctgaaaataaaaattactattttcatGGACAGTTCTCAGTAG ATACTGGTGCGATGGCTGTCCTGGCTCTGACCTGTGTGAAGAACAAAATAAGAGGGCAGGAACAAATAGATAGAAAGGATGAAGAGAATATTGATAAACATACAAAGTCACTGGTAATCAAGATTCTgtctcagaaaacagaaaatggtcTCCTCGGAAACATATATAGTACAGGAGAAGCTATGCAG GCTCTCTTTGTCTCACCCAACTATTACAATGAAAATCAATGGGTTTGTGAAAAAACACGGGACACAGTGCTCACAGAAATTTCTCAAGGAGCATTCCGTATACCAATTGCTGCAGCTCAAATCTTACCGGCCCTGATGGGAAAGACCTACTTGGATGTTAACAAAGACTCTCCTTGTGTCTATGGCTCAG ATTCCTTGCACATTTCCACTCAGGAGCCTATTATATCAGTAACACCTGCTGTCCCACCTTCACAAATCCAAGTAAATTACTCTGTGGTAATCGATAACAGAAAAGATCGCATTATGGTCTCTGTGACAGATGGTTCTGTCTTTCTAAATGTGATGGAACAAGCTCAGAAAGAAAATTCAACTCTATTTGG GTTCCAAACAAAGGAGACCGCATGGGGCCCCTACATCATCAGTGTTCAGGGCATAAAGGCCAGCACTAATAACAGGACCTACTGGGAGCTCCTGAGCAATGGTGAACCCCTGAGCCAAG gAGCTGGTAGTTATGTTGTCCATGCAGGAGATGATCTGGAGGTTCGCTGGAGCACATACTAA